The DNA region TGCTGTGCCAGCTCGTCCATGGGCTTGCCGCCGGGATAGGGCAGGCCCAGGACCCGGGCCGCCTTGTCGAAGCACTCACCGGCGGCGTCGTCCCGGGTGGCCCCGAGAATTTCCATATCCGTGTAGTCCTTCACATCCACGATAAGGGTGTTGCCCCCGGAGATGGCCAGGGCCAAAAAGGGCGGCTTCAGCTCCGGAAAGGCCAGGTAATTGGCGGCGATATGGCCCCGGATATGGTGTACCGGGATCAGGGGCACGCCCAGGCTGTAAGCCACGCTCTTGGCAAAGCTCACCGCCACCAGCACCGCGCCGATAAGGCCCGGGGCGTAGGTCACGGCCACCGCGTCAATGTCCTTTTTCGTCAGGCCCGCGTCGGAGAGGGCCCGATCCGTCAGGCCGGAAATGGCCTCCACATGCTTGCGGGAGGCAATCTCCGGCACCACACCGCCATAGAGGGCGTGCATATCCGCCTGGGAGAGGATGGCATCGGAGAGCACTGTGCGCCCATCCCGTACCACCGCCACGGCGGTCTCGTCGCAGGAGGATTCAAAGGCCAGGATATTCATGCTTCCGCCTCCCCGTAGGTTTTTGTAAGGATCAGCGCGTCCTCCTTGGGCAAATCATAGTAGTTCTTCCGCCGGCCCGCCTGCCGGAAGCCGAAGCTCTCATAGAGGGCAATGGCCGCGGTGTTGGAGGGGCGCACCTCCAGGGTGAGGAAGGCCAGTCGATTGCCCCGGGCGAAGTTTTCAAAAACGGACAGAAGCTGCGCCGCCACACCCCGGCGGCGATACTCCGGGAACACCGCCACATTGGTGATATAGCCCTCGTCGGCCACCACCAAAAGCCCCGCATAGCCCACCACCTTGCCGGTGTCTCCGTCCTGGGCAACCAAAAAAGCGGCGCACTGATTTTCCAGCTCCTCCGCCAGCATTTTGCGGCTCCAGGGCCGGGAAAAACAGAGCCTCTCCAGCTTTTCCAGCTCCTCCAAATGGTCTGCATGCATGGGTACGATCTTTATGTTCATCTCTTTATCCTTTCGCTTCCAGCCAGGTTTTGCCGCTGTGTGCCTGGGCGGGCAGGGGCACGGACAGGTGCACCACGCCGCTCATTTCCTCCTCCAGCAGCCGCTCCACGGCCTCCTTTTCTCCCTCCGGGCACTCCACGATCAGCTCATCGTGGACCTGCATGATGAGCTTCGCCGCCAGGCCCTCCGCCTGCAGGCGCTGCTCCACCCGCACCATAGCCAGCTTCATAATATCCGCCGCCGTGCCCTGGATGGGCATATTCAGGGCCACCCGCTCCCCAAAGGAGCGCATGTTGAAATTGGAGCTTTTCAGCTCCGGCAGCGCCCGACGCCGATGCATGAGGGTCTCTACATAGCCCTTTTCCCGGGCCGTCTCCACCACCTGCTCCATATAGCGCTTCACGCCCCGGTAGGTGTCAAAATACCGCTCCATATACTCCTTGGCCTCGGCCACGGACACGCCGATGTCCTGGGCCAGGGAAAAGGCGGAGATGCCGTACACAATGCCGAAGTTCACCGCCTTGGCCGAGGAGCGCATCCGGCTCGTTACCTCCTCCGGGGCCACATGGAACACCTTGGCCGCCGTAAGGGTGTGGAAATCCTGGCCGGACAGGAACGCCTGCTGCATGGCCTCGTCCCCGGAAATGTGGGCCAGGAGCCGCAGCTCCACCTGGGAGTAGTCCGCATCCACCAGCACATGGCCCGGGGCAGCCACGAACATACCCCGAATGCGGCTGCCCACCTCGGTGCGGGTGGGGATATTCTGCAGATTCGGCTCCGTGGAGGAGAGGCGGCCTGTGGCCGTCACCGTCATTTGGAAGCTGGTACGGATGCGGCCATCGGGCTCGATGACCTTCAGCAGGCCGTCGGCATAGGTGCTTTTCAGCTTGGCATACTGGCGGTACTGCAGGACATCGGCCACAATGGGCGCCTGCCAGCGGAGCTTTTCCAGCACATCGGCGTTGGTGGACCAGCCGGTTTTGGTCTTTTTCCCATGGGGCAGCTGCATTTTTTCAAACAGCACCGTGCCCAGCTGCTTGGGGGAGTTGATGTTGAAGGTCTCCCCGGCCTGGTCATAGATGCGCTGCTCCAGGTCCGTTATCTTCCCGGCCATGTCCCGGCCAAAAGCCGCCAGGGCCTTGCCGTCCACCAAAAAGCCCCGGCGCTCCATCCGGGCCAGCACGGCGCACAGGGGCAGCTCCACGGTCTCGTAGAGCTCCGTCATGTCCATCTCCCGCAGTC from Vescimonas fastidiosa includes:
- the tsaD gene encoding tRNA (adenosine(37)-N6)-threonylcarbamoyltransferase complex transferase subunit TsaD gives rise to the protein MNILAFESSCDETAVAVVRDGRTVLSDAILSQADMHALYGGVVPEIASRKHVEAISGLTDRALSDAGLTKKDIDAVAVTYAPGLIGAVLVAVSFAKSVAYSLGVPLIPVHHIRGHIAANYLAFPELKPPFLALAISGGNTLIVDVKDYTDMEILGATRDDAAGECFDKAARVLGLPYPGGKPMDELAQQSPGGVYHLPRAHVDGADLDMSFSGLKTAVVNLAHNAQQKGETLDRAALARDFARAVSDELVPRTMEAARRSGRRTIVAAGGVAANSVIRADLQAACEEAGCTLFVPPLALCGDNGAMIGAQGYYEYLAGRRGGLSLNAYATMDLNEQE
- the rimI gene encoding ribosomal protein S18-alanine N-acetyltransferase, which gives rise to MNIKIVPMHADHLEELEKLERLCFSRPWSRKMLAEELENQCAAFLVAQDGDTGKVVGYAGLLVVADEGYITNVAVFPEYRRRGVAAQLLSVFENFARGNRLAFLTLEVRPSNTAAIALYESFGFRQAGRRKNYYDLPKEDALILTKTYGEAEA